Proteins co-encoded in one Dehalogenimonas sp. WBC-2 genomic window:
- a CDS encoding sensory box sensor histidine kinase — protein sequence MTDKKTVQSLNETPEKRRNIPSISPSSTSDLETELRVYQAELEMQNEMLRETEDHLEESNAVYHQLFNLSPMPYFVIDSNLTITIANNAGAELLDKTPSELIGERFSRFIVPDFQDSFHHCLAGLSGKKLRNLVDTVITLDDKKQINVEIIAARTGATGLNYLIAVIDITERRQNVFTLRELKLLDNALDCVNAQVVYLDTNFNFILVNTAYAKVCGYPKEFFPGKNHFVLYPDDENEAIFRRVRDSGVAETYSDKPFEFPGHSEHGVTYWDWTLTPVKSFSGAVEGLVFSLTETTQRVKAAKVLQTVSEQLEDQVRSRTAELEDVNQQLALEMARRTLAKDELRALSRRLVELEEAERRRISQELHDEVGQHLTLLKMILDTGRRNNTMGKTAIESAIEQTNQVITQVRDLSLQLHPAMLDVLGLSSTLKALFQRLKDSSGLMIAFDGNIDDTRLNPDLRLCAYRVTQEALTNILRYADVNEAAVRLTDKKDHFCIAISDKGKGFDWAKLTAGKSSGISSMRERIMTFNGRFRLETGVGLGTLVEVELPYSIDKKQSP from the coding sequence ATGACTGATAAAAAAACGGTTCAATCTTTAAATGAAACACCGGAAAAGAGAAGGAATATTCCTTCTATCTCTCCAAGCAGCACTTCAGATCTGGAAACCGAGCTCCGGGTTTACCAGGCCGAACTTGAAATGCAGAACGAGATGTTGCGGGAAACGGAAGACCACCTGGAAGAATCAAACGCGGTCTACCACCAGTTGTTCAATCTCTCCCCGATGCCGTATTTCGTCATTGACTCCAACCTGACTATAACCATTGCAAACAACGCCGGAGCCGAATTGCTGGATAAAACACCATCGGAGCTCATTGGCGAACGTTTCAGCCGATTCATCGTGCCGGATTTCCAGGACAGCTTTCATCACTGCCTCGCCGGTTTGTCAGGGAAAAAATTGCGGAACCTTGTGGATACCGTCATAACGCTAGACGATAAAAAACAGATCAACGTAGAAATCATCGCCGCCAGGACCGGAGCCACGGGATTGAATTATCTTATCGCCGTGATCGATATAACGGAGCGGCGACAGAACGTCTTCACTCTGCGCGAACTGAAACTCCTCGATAATGCCCTGGATTGCGTCAATGCCCAGGTGGTGTACCTGGACACCAATTTTAATTTCATCCTGGTCAATACAGCTTACGCCAAAGTGTGCGGTTACCCCAAAGAATTCTTCCCGGGGAAGAACCATTTTGTACTGTACCCCGACGATGAGAATGAAGCCATTTTCCGCCGGGTCAGGGACAGCGGTGTTGCCGAAACTTACAGTGATAAGCCTTTTGAATTCCCCGGCCATTCTGAGCACGGCGTCACCTATTGGGACTGGACACTTACCCCGGTCAAATCATTTTCCGGTGCAGTCGAAGGCCTGGTGTTTTCACTGACCGAAACCACTCAGCGGGTCAAAGCGGCCAAAGTGCTGCAAACTGTCTCTGAACAACTGGAAGACCAGGTAAGATCCCGTACCGCCGAGCTTGAGGACGTCAATCAACAATTAGCGCTGGAAATGGCACGCCGTACCCTGGCAAAAGATGAATTACGCGCCCTGTCACGGCGTCTGGTGGAACTGGAGGAGGCGGAACGCCGCCGCATTTCTCAGGAACTCCACGATGAAGTCGGCCAGCACCTGACCTTGCTCAAAATGATATTGGACACCGGTCGCCGGAACAACACCATGGGCAAAACAGCCATAGAATCAGCCATTGAGCAAACCAATCAGGTGATTACCCAGGTACGCGACCTGTCTCTACAGCTTCACCCGGCAATGCTGGATGTCCTGGGGCTGTCCTCAACACTGAAGGCTCTCTTTCAACGTTTAAAGGACTCTTCCGGTCTCATGATCGCTTTTGACGGCAATATTGATGATACCAGACTGAATCCAGACCTCAGACTATGCGCATACCGCGTGACACAGGAGGCGTTGACCAATATTCTGCGCTACGCCGACGTCAATGAGGCAGCGGTCAGACTAACAGACAAAAAGGATCATTTTTGCATTGCCATCAGCGATAAGGGCAAGGGTTTTGATTGGGCAAAGCTTACCGCCGGCAAAAGCAGCGGTATTAGCAGTATGCGTGAGCGCATCATGACCTTTAATGGACGTTTCCGTCTGGAGACAGGGGTCGGCCTCGGCACTCTGGTTGAAGTGGAATTGCCCTATTCCATTGATAAGAAACAGAGTCCTTAA